The Chanos chanos chromosome 9, fChaCha1.1, whole genome shotgun sequence genome includes the window TGTGTAATATATCAGGacatattttgtttaaataaatacatttatgttCATATGTTCATAAATTCCAGAAGTCTTTATAAAAAGTCCTTACAATCTCTCATACTGGATTGCCTCAACGAGTGATTGTCCATCTTcactccaccactgacagaatgacagagagataaacagaaagagattGATAGAAAGAGGCAAAGGGGTAAGATGAAAAAGCACAATGATGAAAATACATAGAACATTTAGGGAGAAAATTAAACTGATGAAACCTCAAGAAATTTGTCACACTGGTCTGTTTCCAGAGCTGAAAGTAAAATGCCTTGCTCCTCTCTTCCATCTGAGAGCATCTCTTCTATTTCAGACACattttcctccatctcttccagtaatttcttctctttctcctccagctgtttcttcacctcttcttccttctctctcaggaaCTGATGCATCTCCTCAAACTGAGCAGAGATCTGAGCTGAGAGGACTTTGGACCTCTCCTGTGAATTAACCATCAGTATTACTTCAGTAATGCCCAGTTGCTTTATGCAGTATTTGACTGAGGACAGCTTTTCCTACCTTGGTTCTTTCGATTGCCTCACTCTGTTTCAGAAGAATAGCAGTCAGATCTTCATCCTCACTAAACAACAGGTCCAAGGTTTCATTTCCCTTTTCCTAAACATTTTGTTATAATATATTTACTTATTCAAATATTTAGTTGAAAAGTTTATATTTGTCAAAACATAAGATGTCATGTTCTACTTTTGATGTCAGTGATGCATCTTCATGTTTCATGTAAAAGTTCTCCACAAGTTGTCCACAAGCGGGAGAGCAAGGCATTGTTTAGAGCAAGAAATTGCACTGCTTTTTGCTAGCAGCTCATATTGTATTTCTGCTCATGACAGAGAAGTTTCCGAGCATGAACCTTGAAGTTTCATACATTAGTAAGACAAGGGGAAAATAGTAGCATGAGCTGATACCAAAAAACAAGGCAATGTTCtattctttacacacacacacacacacacacacactcgtgtatgtgtgcatgtgtgcatgtgtgcatgtggatgtgGAGGTTTATTTATATCCCCATCTTCCTTTTCTGTAATTAGTGCTTAGGTTTCACTTGttatttactgaaaatgaaagcaaactTCTACTATAACATGCACTGTAGCACATCATTGATTAAATGGCATGTAATAtacctttgaaatgttttaaatacagAATCATCTACTACAGGTAGAGTCTATTAAACGTAAGGTGCTTGAATTAGAAGAACTTGATTGACAACAAATGATTTTACCTTCTTAATTTTGGTAGCGTCAGTCATGGTTTTAAACTTGTGCCTCCGGTGTTGATCTTCTTCTCTACAGATAAAACATACAAGCTTTTGGTCGGTCTCACAGAATAGTTTAAATTTCTCATTGTGTTTAGGACACATTAGATCAGGAGAACAGTTGTTCTGAGCGGTCTGCGCTGTAGTAGTCAGGTTTGCCCTCTTCTTCATGGCTTCATGCTCTTCCAAGTGTGATTTAGCAGCTTCAACCATGTTTCTCAGGAGTCGATTTGCTCGAACATCTTTCTTAGAGAAGAAACCTCTACACTCCGGACACGTGCTCTCCTTGCCCTTTACCGTCATATGGGTGGTGATACATTCCCTGCAGAAAGAGTGTTCACATGGTAGACACACAGGATCTGTAAAATCAGTCAAACATATCGAACATCGGATATGCTGAGACAAAGCAGAAGCCATGATGAAGCTCAAAATTTCAAAGTATTTTTAGCTTTGTTTAGCAACGATGCATGAAAAATTTGTCAAAAACTTCTAATGTCTGCCCCTGAAATACTACTGAaatttctttgtgttcttcGTGGTCTGACTGAAGCAAATCGTAAAGTACAGGTCTTTAGTAAAGAGATCTTGTCAAATACTCAGACGCAAAAATGTGACTTAACAGGAAAACGTGTGACCTGGGTTGTACCATGTGACATACAGGGGTACTTGTTGTCaattaattacttttttatttaaaatatatgatACCTAATTCACTAAATGATTTCTCAGTTTGAGTAAATTGAAAATAACTTGGTTATTCAGAAAGATTTCACTATGATCACCTCTTTGTTACGCAGTCCATAGCCTCATTTTTGATGTCACAAACCTGTGACAGAAAGAAGTGATCTCAACAGAGAGAAGTATTTACTGGAAATGGTTTCCATTTCCTGTCAGACAAGTTCATTCCAAACACTGtttcaaataatatttcaaCAGCAGTACGGTTCTTCTAAATCCTTCTCCACGCCTGCTGAAAGCACGACGTCATGAATATATTTAGATTTGaaatccttctctctccattcGCAATTCTTCTGTTGAAACCTTTCAGTGCTTCTCTCATTACCATCTCGACTACCAGAATATCGAACAAGCGTGCTGAGAGAACACAACATTGCATCATATTTTTCTTAACCTCAGACCTGTGTGATGTCACACTTGCAACCCAGATCACGGCTCATTATTTCTGATAGACCTTAACTAACAACTGTTGTAGCTGAGGTGGGCACCCCATCTCTAACATTGGGATGAGAAGCTCTGGAGACCTTCTTGTGTGGCATGGAGCTGAAAGCCTTTAGAATATCACCAAAACAAAGGTGTTGCTggttttcttgttctttctgcTTCAATATTCGGAGGATCCCTGGTTGCTCCTCTGCAATTTCTAGTTCTGCTCTGAGCCTTATTCTTTCCAAAACAAATCTCAACAGTATTTTACTGGCATGAGATACTAATAAAATGGTTAGGTAATGAGGGACTTACTTTAAAACTCCCTTCTTTGGGATTGGTTCGAAGACTGATTCCATCCAGACTCCTATTTTCCACAGCTGCATACATATTTTATGTATCTTATACACTACTGTTTCCCGGTCTTCTCTGAACGGTTCCACAGGTGCGATGTCTGTGTAAAGAACTCTTTGTCCTCATGTTGTAACAAAGAGACCTTGTCTTTTCCTCAAGACTTCTGCTCATCCGCAAACACTAACCTGTAATAGCTGCATTTCCAATTCCAGAATTTGTAGCTTGTTGAGCTGCATTATGCCACATATGATCGAGGCACCAATTTGCAGCTGTCTTCTTATGCACTAGatgatttttttggctctgccCTGGTTGTTCAATAGGTGACACAGACCTTGTTTCACTGGGCAATGTCCAGCCAGGATGAattcctgctctctgtccttGATGTGAAAAATAAGATGGTAGGCCAAAATCCTTCTATTCCTCAGCATCTTTCCCATAAGTTTCTCTCATCTTAAACCTTTTCAAGCTTTTGATACATTAAACTGGAAGTTGGAGAGGAGATCACAGTGAGATCACGGAATTGCAATAATTGGTGTGAGTCTCAGTTACAATACCTTCTTTATTTCAGCTGCATCCTTCGCTGGCTTAAATTTATGTTCTTGGTGTTCACCTTCTTCTCTCCAGATAAAATATACCAGCTTTTCATCTGTGTCTCACAGATGAATCAGATGCTAAGGTACTAAGGCAATCATGTTTgccttccttttcctttcctgCGTTTAGCGGCTTCAACCACGCTTCTCAGGAGTCGGTTCGCTCGAAGATCTCCCTGAGTGAAGGACCCTCTACACTCTGGACACTTGCTATCCTTGCTGCTCTCCTTCATATGGTGGGCGATACACTTCCTGCAGAAAGAGTGTTCACAGTGTAGGCTCACAGGATCTTCGGAATCCTTCAAACATACTGGGTGCTGGATCTGTTGAAACAAAGCTGAAGCCATGGTGATGTTTTGAATTTCCACTcttcttgcctttttttttttttttcttaaagctaGATTTGCTTTATTTCAGCTTATGTCGATTGCTTATTCTTAACATAATGTAAGTTCCGAACATTTAACAGAGACGTTACTGAAGCTGTTTCCAGTCTGATTAAGATGCAGATCTGCTATGAGGAAACTGCACGGCAAACTCACGCAAAAATGTGACGTGGCAGGGCTTTTCATCGGTTGGCTCCTACCAGAATGATATGTTGGGAAACAGTACACGTGGGTTTCTACTGCAATAATTTTAGGAGAGTACCTGACTATATCAGTTTGAGTAACTGACTGAAACAGCTTCTCTGCttgtggaaatgacaaaaagcatGTTATGAAGGTATCCACTATGATTATCTCTTCATTAACTATGACATTCCCTTATGTCAGTTCATAGAGACCTCTTACAGATATTTGATCTCACTAAAAGGAAGTATATGCTAGAAATGCATTTCGTAGCTAACCAGTCCTATGACTGTTTcaaatgttgagagagagagagagagagaggaggcgggggggggggggggggtgcaagcCATGAAAGGATAGACTAACCTGTACTTCATGTGGTGTTACTAAAGTGCAGTTTTGCACTCCACTCCATGTTTAGAAAGATTACTCAATATTTATATGATATTACTAATTCCtacatgtataaaatgtatGATGCAATCCATATCAAAAACACTGTTAGAGCAAAGTGTTATTAAAAAGTATTTCTGGTTCACAAAGcattatgaaatatattaaaccacacataaacacagtgatTTATTTAAAGATTCAGAAACAtataacatacatacacctgtgggccaaaacattatgaccacCTGCCTGATATGCTGTTGGTCCTCCATGTGCCAGCAAAATAGCATTGACCTGCCAAGGCATGGGCTCTACAAGACCTTtgaaggtgtcctgtggtatctggTACCAAAACATTAGCAGGTTTCGGTTTCACAACAAGTAGATCAACAAGATCTTTCACACTTCAAGTCGCTGGTGTTGGTGACTGCCTTATCCAGTTCCTTGCACAGTTTACATTCTGGGTCCTTGATGACCTTCAGTGTCCTTGCTTTATGGCACTTGGTGTTCAGTGCCTGGTTCAGTGTTGCAGCAATGAGAGCTTATGTTGATGCCTTGAGCTCGGTCTCCGTCATCCATCCGTACACCTCTTCCAGGTCTCTGCACTACCTATCGGTGTAGCTTCTTACTGAGAAGGTGTACCTGTTAATTCAGTCTTCTTCCATCCGTACAGTTAGAGTGTCAGGATTTGCTTCAGTCTATGGCTGTGCCTATGGTGTCTGTGACTTTCTTCTTGCCCTTTTCAGGAGAATGTCAGGTTCTCCTGATGTTAGCCTATTCTGAGGCACTTATAGCCATCATTGATGTCTGTGTCCTTGATGTATCCCTCAtctcatttttcttcctctggtGCTGATGATCTTGCCATGCCTGAAGATGAGCCTAGCACATCTGAAGTCTAAACTTCAGATGTGCTACTACTTCTACTTCTACTTCTACTGTGCAGCTAGTGTGCATTTCTCAAAGGGCCTTTCTATGGCAGTCCATTTCTCAGCTATATTACTATTTCTATTCGGAGCCACTCATGGCATTGACTTGTGAATTAGAAAAACTTGAAAATACACATTGTGAAAGTCAGGTCAAGGCCCTCATTTTCCACAgcaaatgtatgtatatatatatatgttttgaaatatgaaaaaagaatgGATATGTTTTTAGACAAGCTGTTATAACTGTCTTTAGTAAAGCATAAGTTATGACAGGTGAACCCTCAGTAAAAAAACAATGCCAATTATGAGTTACTGTTATGCTTTATTTCCAAAATAGAGGAGGTTATGGAACAGTACAGTTTAAAATTGAAAGtcgaagaaaaaaacagttatctACCGCTAATCATGCTGGCATATAAAAGGACCAATGATTGTACAGATCATTGATTTTGATATCCTTAGTGATAAAAAGCTAGTCTAGTCTGAGTTGGAATATGTAAACTTAAATCAAGGCTCTTCAAGAACTCACTAGTCCCACAGGTACTTTTAGGGACACACCCCATACCAAACCTGCACATTGGCATTCATTATGCATTGTATGGTATGCACTTAGGAGAGGGTGACACAGgccattaaataaataaaaaaaaaaaaaaaaaaatatatatatatatatatatatatagatatatagatatatagatatatatatataaatatctacACAGAATATTTAACTCAGTCAATTACTTTTGACAAACCCATGAACTACCTGATTAAacctgtttttgtatttaagctCTTTGACCTGTCTAAGGTTTAAcaaaattttcattttcctttggGGATGTAAAAGGAGACATAAAAACCATCCTTGGTCTCCTCTTGCATCTTCCTTTTTTAGTGACTGTGTGCACTTacactgtggtctgtcaggACTCATTGAAATGTATGCTTTCAATAAGTTGAATCTCTAACTCACTGAGAACATCATTGTCACTGATCTCTGTTGCCTGTTCGTTACTGCCAGCTGTGGTATGTCGAGAGGCcactaaaaaacaaatgacaaaagagaagaaaaagacactgAGTTAGCCTGCCTTACCAAAattaaagaacagaaacactTCTTCTAAATAGGTATGTATTTTACTAAACGCacataaaatatcaaatatgaGTGGTTGTAGATAGTAGCACAGGGAGCAAAAAACATCATATGTAACTAAGTAGCGGATCTAGCAGTTGGCcagtggtgcttttttttttaaaaaaaggtcattTCTTCCTACCTGAGTT containing:
- the LOC115821321 gene encoding E3 ubiquitin-protein ligase TRIM62-like, which translates into the protein MASALSQHIRCSICLTDFTDPVCLPCEHSFCRECITTHMTVKGKESTCPECRGFFSKKDVRANRLLRNMVEAAKSHLEEHEAMKKRANLTTTAQTAQNNCSPDLMCPKHNEKFKLFCETDQKLVCFICREEDQHRRHKFKTMTDATKIKKEKGNETLDLLFSEDEDLTAILLKQSEAIERTKERSKVLSAQISAQFEEMHQFLREKEEEVKKQLEEKEKKLLEEMEENVSEIEEMLSDGREEQGILLSALETDQCDKFLEWWSEDGQSLVEAIQYERFFRPKAKSLVVISENLFLGQYESHLQFFVWKEMLGVIKPVPHRHILEDKNDPYLKVFPSGRAVQRTSKKGVFGTKKYHSPFACSKESFTHGQHYWEVEVGEKLTWAVGVMEHGEPDTVLAFMSEEGYCIIKDDGEDSTQGAMIDIRDKPRKIGVYMDCDRNKVLYYNADNMSLIGKAECDLNRPHSLCLSHGMYQDGKNSDPLTICWY